A part of Geothrix oryzae genomic DNA contains:
- a CDS encoding serine/threonine-protein kinase translates to MFEKLGKFEIKRVLGNGAMGEVYLGVDPSIGREVAIKTILPAAAQGGEAKERFAREARAAGVLNHPNLVTIYEFGEDQGVLYIAMEFVKGHDLDELLQEQSLTRSEALEVLAQVCDGLGFAHRQHIVHRDIKPTNVRVQQDGRRLHAKVMDFGVAKISNSDMTATGMVMGTVSYMAPEYIRTGKPDPRSDLFAVGVMLYECLSGRKPFAGDTTPTVLYKIVNEEPEPIEVEKLRGLSPAIRSVLDRSLAKNPDERFQTAEDLAKALRSAKDPSWQGQVEEATSLLQTSAPTAPARAAATSPTSAPTVQAPVVLTTPVATSVPPTSAPMAPPPTASNKRGLWIGLAALVLAGAGGAGWWALRSGHPEAPAPEAALPSTPPVDPKADPAPRTATSGPGAKAAPALQAKPSSGVNPEASSGIGEPSGPAARSSEPRVAERKAEEPRVIDQPERYQPEKLDKLETHERMNLGHVSLSEAIQLADSQPDKAVHGFRQALKADPTNANARAWLAAVLWEQGRTAEFVQEVREARQQGLVGQMTRNIRFRTAFNKARLNRKLPPELAN, encoded by the coding sequence ATGTTCGAGAAGCTCGGCAAATTCGAGATCAAGCGCGTGCTGGGCAATGGCGCCATGGGCGAGGTCTACCTCGGCGTGGATCCCTCCATCGGCCGCGAAGTGGCCATCAAGACCATCCTCCCCGCGGCCGCGCAGGGCGGGGAGGCCAAGGAGCGCTTCGCCCGGGAGGCCCGGGCCGCCGGCGTGCTCAACCACCCGAACCTGGTGACGATCTACGAATTCGGCGAGGACCAGGGCGTGCTCTACATCGCCATGGAATTCGTGAAGGGGCACGACCTGGACGAGCTGCTCCAGGAGCAGTCCCTCACGCGCTCCGAGGCCCTCGAGGTGCTGGCCCAGGTCTGCGACGGCCTCGGCTTCGCCCACCGCCAGCACATCGTCCACCGCGACATCAAGCCCACCAATGTTCGCGTGCAGCAGGACGGGCGGCGGCTCCACGCCAAGGTCATGGATTTCGGCGTGGCCAAGATCAGCAACTCCGACATGACCGCCACGGGCATGGTCATGGGCACGGTGAGCTACATGGCGCCGGAATACATCCGCACCGGCAAGCCCGATCCCCGCAGCGACCTCTTCGCCGTGGGCGTGATGCTCTACGAGTGCCTGAGCGGCCGCAAGCCCTTCGCCGGCGACACCACCCCCACCGTGCTGTACAAGATCGTGAATGAGGAGCCCGAGCCCATCGAGGTCGAGAAGCTCCGCGGCCTCAGCCCCGCCATCCGCTCGGTGCTGGACCGCTCCCTCGCCAAGAACCCCGACGAGCGGTTCCAGACGGCCGAGGACCTCGCCAAGGCCCTGCGCTCGGCCAAGGATCCCTCCTGGCAGGGTCAGGTGGAGGAGGCCACCTCCCTCCTCCAGACCTCCGCCCCCACGGCTCCGGCCCGGGCCGCGGCGACCTCCCCGACCTCGGCTCCCACCGTCCAGGCCCCGGTAGTCCTGACCACGCCCGTCGCGACCTCCGTACCGCCAACCTCCGCCCCGATGGCGCCTCCCCCCACCGCCAGTAACAAGCGGGGTCTCTGGATCGGCCTTGCCGCCCTCGTCCTGGCCGGCGCCGGCGGCGCAGGCTGGTGGGCGCTGCGGAGCGGCCACCCCGAGGCCCCGGCCCCGGAAGCGGCCCTGCCTTCCACCCCCCCCGTCGATCCAAAGGCCGATCCGGCCCCCCGCACGGCCACCTCCGGCCCGGGCGCCAAAGCCGCCCCCGCGCTCCAGGCCAAGCCCAGCTCCGGGGTTAACCCCGAGGCCAGTTCCGGGATCGGCGAGCCCTCCGGCCCCGCCGCCAGATCCTCCGAACCCCGCGTGGCGGAGCGCAAGGCGGAGGAACCCCGGGTCATCGACCAGCCCGAGCGGTACCAGCCTGAGAAGCTCGACAAGCTGGAGACCCACGAGCGCATGAACCTCGGGCATGTGTCCCTCAGCGAGGCCATCCAGCTGGCCGACAGCCAGCCCGACAAGGCCGTCCACGGCTTCCGGCAGGCCCTCAAGGCGGATCCCACCAATGCCAACGCCCGTGCGTGGCTGGCGGCGGTGCTGTGGGAACAGGGCCGCACGGCCGAGTTCGTCCAGGAGGTCCGCGAAGCCCGGCAGCAGGGGCTCGTGGGGCAGATGACCCGCAACATCCGGTTCAGGACCGCGTTCAACAAGGCCCGGCTCAACCGGAAGCTCCCCCCGGAGCTGGCGAATTGA